From Mucilaginibacter rubeus, a single genomic window includes:
- a CDS encoding ParA family protein, with amino-acid sequence MAKIITLAHQKGGVGKSTLALNLALCFQDQLSVALIDSDLQGSIYHLKEDFPDMEILSPDKISELPDLNYDLIIVDTPPYLSNRLNELFIHSDFVLIPTKAGFFDVMAVKSTLTLVKFAQARNRNLKAGIVLNMIKPRSGITAEVVDLLSSLGTPLLKSRVFDRVSLSRSSMTSGILKSADQKAIEEVTFLAEEIINLLSE; translated from the coding sequence ATGGCAAAGATCATCACATTGGCACACCAGAAAGGCGGCGTAGGAAAAAGCACTTTGGCATTGAACTTGGCCCTGTGCTTCCAGGACCAGTTGAGCGTCGCTCTTATTGACTCCGATCTTCAGGGAAGTATATACCACCTGAAGGAAGATTTCCCCGACATGGAAATCCTGTCCCCCGATAAAATAAGCGAGCTTCCGGACCTGAATTATGACCTGATTATTGTGGATACCCCACCTTATTTATCTAACCGCCTGAATGAATTATTTATTCATTCGGATTTCGTGTTGATCCCGACCAAGGCCGGTTTTTTTGATGTCATGGCGGTCAAATCTACCCTGACATTGGTCAAATTTGCCCAGGCCCGGAATCGAAATCTGAAGGCGGGGATTGTCCTTAACATGATCAAGCCGAGGTCAGGTATAACTGCTGAAGTGGTGGATTTACTCAGTTCATTGGGAACGCCGCTTTTAAAGTCCCGTGTCTTTGATCGGGTTAGCCTTTCAAGGTCGTCGATGACTTCCGGGATTCTCAAAAGCGCCGACCAAAAAGCAATTGAAGAGGTGACTTTTCTAGCGGAGGAAATCATCAATCTGCTGAGTGAATAG
- a CDS encoding DUF1003 domain-containing protein produces the protein MPRKSKIKSNNQVERGNLETPFVSDFLGSVWFLGIILILIILYIIWNAGFIPWLHPFDPSPFNILDTILSVFAIILSITVLISQKRQRQMEKVREQVEFEVNVRAETEITKILEMLEQVQQKLGINTADEDLEQMKEKLDIRKLHERIKKSD, from the coding sequence ATGCCGCGAAAATCAAAAATAAAATCCAATAACCAGGTTGAACGTGGAAATTTAGAAACGCCGTTCGTATCGGACTTTCTTGGCAGCGTCTGGTTCCTTGGCATAATCCTGATATTGATCATTCTTTATATCATCTGGAACGCCGGATTCATCCCGTGGCTGCATCCTTTTGATCCGTCACCGTTTAATATATTGGACACCATCTTATCGGTATTCGCGATCATATTGTCAATAACCGTCCTGATCAGTCAAAAACGACAGCGGCAAATGGAAAAAGTCCGGGAACAAGTCGAGTTTGAAGTCAATGTCAGAGCTGAAACTGAAATTACCAAAATATTGGAGATGCTTGAACAGGTACAGCAGAAACTGGGAATCAACACTGCCGACGAAGACCTGGAACAGATGAAGGAAAAACTTGACATTCGCAAATTGCACGAACGTATCAAAAAAAGCGACTAA
- a CDS encoding PAS domain-containing protein, with amino-acid sequence MDAGQYILKKWLIKYEQFVKGRLTPLTAEDESSIEYWKTQLFFTLLLYGLPISFVAAFPGIYLSIANRDITMGVVDITTFLGFAIITFSGRLALFARKLLLIGLFYPLAIYLIIAFGYIGPGIFYLFGLTVITTLILPVYFAYWSVLLSSAILISIAVLLPQGAGQYGPQQVTGSGSWVAFTSNLLFLSGIAVILIHRIIDRLGETLLNKQQLTQRYQMLFEKSPLPMWLFDTETLQFKDVNEAATRHYGYSHREFLNKKITDIRPAADNFALAETVQANRKSGIPYEQYARHYKKNGELIDVRIESSLLEVEGKLLRLVLATDITEIIRNEKEMAAANERTRRSESDLRAIFESTADGIVLIDEHNRVKQFNAKAADYIRFQQMPKQFEIGRDIFSYVSSLLHDDFAQLLLRSQSGETVQYDRQYRLSEAMMWVHYSLSPVYTDDKVTGVCITGRDITPVKTYVTKIEQQNDLFREIAWTQSHVVRAPIARLLGLLPLIRNPETDEDYQAALKYMEESITELDKIVSAVIHQSHRAGQMPKIVEKD; translated from the coding sequence ATGGACGCCGGCCAATACATTTTAAAAAAATGGCTTATCAAATATGAACAGTTTGTTAAAGGCAGACTGACGCCCCTTACGGCCGAAGATGAATCGTCCATCGAGTATTGGAAAACGCAGCTTTTTTTTACCTTATTGCTCTATGGCCTGCCAATCAGCTTCGTTGCGGCATTTCCAGGCATTTATCTTTCAATCGCGAACCGTGATATAACTATGGGTGTTGTCGATATCACCACATTTCTTGGCTTCGCAATAATTACGTTTTCCGGCAGGTTAGCCCTGTTCGCCCGTAAACTATTGTTGATCGGATTATTTTACCCGCTGGCGATATACCTGATCATCGCCTTCGGCTATATTGGACCAGGCATATTTTACCTTTTCGGTTTAACTGTAATCACGACGCTGATCCTTCCTGTTTATTTCGCCTATTGGTCGGTTTTGTTGAGCTCGGCGATCTTAATATCTATTGCTGTTCTGCTCCCGCAAGGTGCCGGCCAATACGGCCCTCAGCAAGTAACTGGTTCAGGAAGCTGGGTTGCTTTTACTTCCAACCTCCTTTTCCTAAGCGGAATTGCGGTTATACTGATCCATCGCATTATTGACCGGCTCGGGGAAACCTTGCTTAACAAGCAGCAATTGACACAGCGCTATCAGATGTTATTTGAAAAAAGCCCATTGCCCATGTGGCTTTTTGATACTGAAACACTTCAATTTAAAGATGTCAACGAAGCCGCGACAAGGCATTACGGATATTCTCATAGAGAATTTCTCAATAAAAAGATAACTGATATTCGACCTGCTGCTGATAATTTCGCGTTGGCAGAAACGGTACAGGCGAATCGCAAATCGGGCATACCTTATGAGCAATACGCCCGTCACTATAAAAAAAACGGGGAATTGATAGATGTGCGAATAGAAAGCAGTTTATTGGAAGTGGAAGGCAAGCTGCTAAGGTTGGTTCTTGCTACGGACATAACCGAGATAATTAGGAATGAAAAGGAAATGGCCGCTGCTAATGAGCGTACCCGAAGATCTGAGTCTGACTTAAGAGCGATCTTTGAAAGTACGGCCGACGGGATCGTATTAATTGACGAACACAACCGCGTAAAGCAATTTAACGCCAAAGCGGCAGATTATATCCGATTTCAGCAAATGCCCAAACAATTTGAAATTGGTCGGGATATTTTCAGCTATGTATCAAGTTTGCTGCACGATGATTTTGCACAGTTGCTATTAAGATCGCAGTCCGGTGAAACCGTACAATATGACCGGCAGTACCGGCTATCGGAGGCTATGATGTGGGTACATTATTCTTTAAGTCCCGTATACACCGATGATAAAGTTACGGGCGTTTGTATTACAGGTCGCGATATTACGCCGGTAAAAACTTATGTTACAAAGATCGAACAACAGAACGACCTTTTCCGTGAAATTGCCTGGACGCAATCTCACGTTGTCCGGGCTCCGATCGCACGTTTACTGGGTTTGTTGCCATTAATCCGAAACCCTGAAACCGATGAGGATTACCAGGCAGCGCTTAAATACATGGAGGAGTCGATCACAGAACTTGACAAAATCGTAAGTGCAGTCATACATCAATCTCACCGGGCGGGGCAAATGCCAAAAATTGTTGAGAAAGATTGA
- a CDS encoding DUF72 domain-containing protein, with protein sequence MQKKVFAGTSGLQIDRPKRDFPLAYAQLSRLGYYALHENSIEINSSFYKVPQQNTLTRWVREVGPDFLFTFKLWSEISHKKNLIFNAADLSRFMKTIHIIPEVNKGCLLVQFPPSLHVNAMSQLRELIESLKSFQWPIAIEFRHSSWYQDETYELLNLNQVAMVIQDMPASGTPIEVTSDEFVYLRFHGPSGNYKGSYSDSFLNEYAGYIKKWQEEGKAIYLYFNNTAGAALENLQSLKKCLADHYK encoded by the coding sequence ATGCAGAAAAAAGTTTTTGCAGGAACAAGTGGTCTGCAGATAGACCGGCCAAAACGGGATTTTCCACTGGCCTATGCTCAATTATCCAGACTGGGTTACTATGCCTTGCACGAGAACAGTATCGAAATTAATAGTTCTTTTTACAAAGTACCGCAGCAAAACACCCTCACCCGGTGGGTCAGGGAGGTGGGACCTGATTTTCTTTTTACGTTTAAACTATGGAGTGAAATCTCGCATAAGAAAAATCTTATTTTCAATGCGGCAGATTTAAGCCGTTTCATGAAAACAATCCATATTATTCCCGAGGTCAACAAGGGATGCTTACTCGTTCAGTTTCCGCCCTCGCTTCATGTAAACGCCATGTCCCAATTACGGGAACTCATAGAATCTTTAAAGTCCTTTCAATGGCCGATTGCAATCGAATTTCGTCATTCTTCCTGGTATCAGGATGAAACTTATGAGCTGTTAAACCTAAATCAAGTTGCGATGGTCATACAGGATATGCCGGCGTCGGGTACACCAATCGAAGTCACATCTGACGAGTTTGTTTATCTGCGATTCCATGGTCCGTCGGGAAATTACAAAGGAAGTTACAGCGATAGTTTTCTTAATGAATACGCCGGATATATTAAAAAATGGCAGGAAGAAGGCAAAGCTATTTATCTTTATTTCAACAATACCGCGGGCGCTGCGCTTGAGAATCTTCAATCCTTAAAAAAATGCCTTGCGGATCACTATAAATAA
- a CDS encoding histone H1: protein MEKLAELKALVETAEKEGTAFYEKNNKAAGTRLRNALQQIKVIATDLRKDVTDKKNAAH, encoded by the coding sequence ATGGAAAAATTAGCCGAACTGAAAGCATTAGTAGAGACCGCGGAAAAAGAGGGAACTGCGTTTTATGAGAAAAACAACAAAGCAGCAGGAACACGCCTTCGCAACGCGTTACAGCAAATCAAGGTCATTGCAACGGATTTGCGTAAAGATGTTACCGATAAGAAAAACGCCGCACATTAG
- a CDS encoding plasmid mobilization protein gives MGEQHNNRSNWLNLRLKPEEFNQFKKQYERSRFRKMSDYGRAVLLGKPVTVFYRDKSMDEILEELVLLRRELNAVGNNLNQSVKNINTAHGFADARLWMNLMTIIKSQIEPAIEQIKVQMDRYSDVWSQKLKAEKA, from the coding sequence ATGGGCGAACAGCATAACAACAGGTCCAACTGGCTGAACCTACGACTCAAGCCGGAGGAGTTTAACCAGTTCAAAAAACAATACGAACGATCCCGTTTCAGGAAAATGAGCGATTATGGGAGGGCGGTACTATTGGGTAAGCCCGTGACGGTTTTTTACCGGGATAAGTCGATGGACGAAATACTGGAAGAACTGGTGCTGCTCAGGCGGGAATTGAACGCGGTCGGAAACAATTTGAATCAGTCGGTAAAGAACATTAATACGGCCCATGGCTTTGCCGATGCCCGGCTTTGGATGAACCTGATGACCATAATCAAAAGCCAGATCGAACCGGCAATTGAACAGATTAAAGTGCAGATGGACAGATACTCCGATGTATGGTCGCAAAAATTAAAAGCGGAAAAAGCCTGA
- the treY gene encoding malto-oligosyltrehalose synthase: MFNPVSTYRIQFHKDFNFKNFMEIIPYLHELGVVTIYASPIFEATKGSMHGYDVINPHRINPEIGTLEELQAIRSKLKSFGMNWLQDIVPNHMAFDPGNPWLADVLEKGQSSDYVSFFDIDWENPAFDGKLMVPFLGEPLDEAINSNMIQIKYAAGNFTIDYLGQGYPLNQESVLKILESEDAKPVELVRLLSDINSRDSVKPLGNALRGLNNDLQAYVESVAAKINLDPERLRKVIDQQHYLLSFWQDTDHKINYRRFFTVNGLICLNIQDENVFHTYHSFLKTLLEHDLIQGLRVDHIDGLFDPTTYLERLRALAGDQVYIAVEKILEQGEQFPQHWPVQGNTGYDFLGVVNNLLTETRSKKLFTDFYKSFATDRKPVRRSIIEKKSDILYRHMAGELDNLYRLFSKIPITQQNLQNIKEEKWKAAIGAFLIHCPVYRYYSNQFPLQFAEADVLKGIFRQVAAANPELEEPASYLNELFTAVHPIKVQADISFFFQRCMQFTGPLMAKGVEDTLMYTYDRFIGHNEVGDSPEEFGINVKQFHACMIERQGSWPLSMNGTATHDTKRGEDVRARLNVLTDIPEKWVEQVNAWQIANQQYKTGNIPDSNDEYLIYQTLVGFIGLNNEPDDQSVTRLEEYLTKALREAKLHTQWAEPDDQYEQGTLLFARKLLGSAEFLKSLRQFQHRISDAFINNSLTQVFLKFTSPGVPDTYQGCELWDFSLVDPDNRRPVDYERRASSLRKIKSFKYEALCQNKENGLLKLWLTQKLLAERKLNPSLFNLGTYIPLQVEGKFKSHFVAFARVYQRQWVISISALHTAAISRVDEGWADTKIMLPPDAPLQWTSVLTNEKVLLDTAIPLNESLQTVPLLLLRSEPVSEKRSAGIILHITSLPSPYSIGDMGPEARRFIKFLGHSHQRYWQLLPVNATSKASGNSPYSSISSMAGNTLLISPDDLVNDGWLTAEETAKFRRLGNSMVNYDRAALIKNELLNVAHTRFKQTTDNPFQNQYEDFKVKERAWLHDFALFESIKHYYNDSPWYEWPYELKYRKKKAIELFQGQHVHEIDHSMWRQFIFFRQWQALKLLGHQTGLKFIGDLPFYVSYDSADVWSHPELFKLDQDKNLAGVAGVPPDYFNAGGQLWNMPVYKWPEHRSTGYAWWIARIKKNMEFFDLIRLDHFRGFQRFWEIPAGEKNAIHGSWELGPGAKIFQALKKEIGAIPFIGEDLGDIDQNVYELRDQFAFPGMNVLQYAFGGDMPVSVHAPHNHLSNSITYTGTHDNNTLLGWLKNDATAEERRHLNEYFRTNVNRRNINRLMLETCYASVAALAISPLQDILGLDEKSRINVPASKTGNWRWRVDRNMLSDQTEGFLRLLVKQYNR, from the coding sequence ATGTTTAATCCTGTTTCCACATACCGCATACAATTCCACAAGGATTTCAACTTTAAAAATTTCATGGAGATCATCCCCTACTTACATGAGTTAGGTGTGGTGACCATTTACGCCTCGCCGATTTTTGAGGCGACAAAAGGCAGTATGCACGGCTATGATGTAATTAATCCTCACCGGATCAATCCGGAAATAGGAACATTGGAAGAACTTCAGGCAATACGCTCGAAGCTGAAAAGTTTCGGCATGAATTGGCTGCAGGACATAGTACCTAATCATATGGCTTTTGATCCCGGTAACCCCTGGCTTGCGGACGTATTGGAAAAAGGTCAATCCTCCGATTACGTTAGCTTTTTTGATATTGACTGGGAAAACCCCGCTTTTGACGGTAAACTGATGGTGCCTTTTTTGGGCGAACCGCTTGATGAGGCGATTAATAGCAATATGATCCAAATCAAATATGCAGCCGGGAACTTTACCATCGATTATCTCGGGCAAGGCTATCCGTTGAATCAGGAATCGGTTCTAAAAATACTGGAATCGGAAGATGCTAAACCCGTTGAATTGGTACGATTGCTGTCCGATATTAACAGCAGAGATTCGGTCAAGCCATTGGGAAATGCGTTACGGGGTTTAAATAATGACTTGCAAGCCTATGTTGAATCCGTTGCAGCAAAGATCAATCTCGATCCTGAACGGCTGAGAAAAGTCATTGATCAACAGCATTATTTGCTAAGCTTCTGGCAGGATACTGACCATAAAATTAATTACAGACGCTTTTTTACGGTTAACGGTTTGATATGCCTTAATATACAGGATGAAAATGTTTTCCATACCTATCATAGTTTTTTGAAAACTTTGCTTGAACACGACCTGATCCAGGGTTTGCGCGTCGATCATATTGACGGCTTGTTCGATCCAACAACTTATCTGGAAAGGCTGAGGGCACTGGCAGGCGATCAGGTATATATCGCGGTAGAAAAGATCCTTGAACAGGGTGAACAGTTTCCGCAGCACTGGCCAGTACAGGGCAATACGGGTTATGACTTCCTGGGTGTTGTCAATAATCTCCTCACCGAGACCCGAAGTAAAAAATTGTTTACCGATTTTTACAAGAGCTTCGCGACCGACAGAAAACCGGTCAGGCGGTCGATAATCGAAAAGAAAAGCGATATACTTTACCGCCACATGGCAGGGGAACTCGACAACCTGTACCGGCTATTCAGTAAAATCCCAATAACGCAACAAAACCTGCAAAATATTAAAGAGGAAAAGTGGAAAGCGGCAATCGGAGCTTTTCTGATCCACTGTCCGGTATATCGTTACTACAGCAACCAATTTCCACTCCAATTTGCAGAGGCTGATGTTTTGAAGGGAATATTCCGGCAGGTAGCGGCGGCTAACCCTGAACTTGAAGAACCAGCGTCTTACCTGAACGAATTGTTTACGGCCGTTCATCCCATCAAGGTACAGGCTGATATCTCGTTCTTCTTCCAGCGTTGCATGCAGTTTACTGGGCCTTTGATGGCTAAGGGTGTGGAAGATACGCTGATGTACACTTATGACAGATTTATCGGGCATAACGAGGTTGGCGATTCCCCGGAGGAGTTTGGAATAAACGTTAAGCAATTTCATGCCTGCATGATCGAGCGACAGGGGAGTTGGCCGCTTTCGATGAATGGAACTGCCACACACGACACTAAACGCGGCGAAGATGTACGGGCCAGGCTGAACGTTTTAACCGATATTCCCGAAAAATGGGTTGAACAGGTTAATGCCTGGCAGATTGCAAACCAGCAGTATAAAACAGGGAACATTCCAGATAGCAACGATGAATATCTGATCTATCAAACCCTGGTCGGTTTTATCGGCCTCAACAATGAGCCGGATGATCAGTCGGTCACCAGGCTCGAGGAATATCTTACGAAGGCACTTAGGGAAGCCAAATTGCACACCCAGTGGGCAGAACCGGATGATCAATATGAACAAGGGACGCTGCTATTTGCACGCAAATTACTTGGCAGCGCGGAATTCTTGAAAAGCCTGAGGCAGTTCCAGCACAGGATATCCGACGCCTTCATCAACAATTCACTCACGCAGGTATTTTTAAAATTCACATCACCGGGTGTCCCGGACACTTACCAGGGCTGTGAACTTTGGGATTTCAGCCTGGTAGACCCCGATAACCGGAGACCTGTTGACTATGAGCGTCGCGCATCTTCACTCCGCAAGATCAAAAGCTTTAAATACGAAGCACTTTGCCAAAACAAGGAAAATGGCTTATTAAAATTATGGCTGACACAAAAGCTTTTAGCAGAACGGAAGCTTAATCCGTCTCTATTTAACCTCGGCACTTACATCCCACTCCAAGTGGAAGGTAAATTTAAATCCCATTTCGTCGCATTTGCACGGGTATACCAGCGGCAATGGGTCATCAGCATCTCGGCTCTCCATACCGCGGCGATAAGTCGGGTGGATGAAGGTTGGGCGGATACTAAAATCATGCTGCCGCCCGATGCGCCTTTACAATGGACTTCTGTTTTAACAAATGAAAAGGTATTGTTGGACACTGCAATTCCTTTAAACGAAAGTTTGCAAACTGTGCCTTTGCTTTTATTAAGATCAGAGCCTGTTTCAGAAAAACGCAGTGCGGGCATTATCCTGCATATCACCTCGCTCCCATCTCCATACAGCATCGGAGACATGGGCCCTGAAGCGCGAAGATTTATAAAATTCCTTGGGCATTCGCACCAACGTTACTGGCAGTTGCTTCCGGTAAACGCTACCAGTAAAGCTTCCGGCAATTCTCCTTATAGTTCGATATCGAGTATGGCAGGCAACACTTTGCTGATCAGCCCGGACGATTTGGTAAACGATGGCTGGTTAACTGCAGAGGAGACAGCAAAGTTCAGGCGATTGGGTAATTCCATGGTTAATTACGATCGGGCAGCTTTGATCAAAAACGAATTGCTCAACGTAGCTCATACACGTTTTAAGCAGACCACTGATAATCCATTTCAAAACCAATATGAAGATTTTAAGGTAAAGGAACGGGCCTGGCTACATGACTTCGCATTGTTTGAATCCATTAAGCACTATTATAACGATAGCCCCTGGTATGAATGGCCTTATGAGCTTAAATATCGTAAAAAAAAGGCTATTGAATTATTTCAAGGCCAGCATGTGCACGAGATCGATCATTCGATGTGGCGGCAATTTATTTTTTTCCGCCAATGGCAGGCATTGAAATTATTGGGACATCAAACAGGTTTAAAGTTTATAGGTGACCTTCCCTTTTATGTAAGTTATGATTCCGCCGATGTGTGGTCCCATCCTGAACTGTTTAAGCTGGATCAGGATAAAAACCTGGCCGGTGTAGCTGGTGTACCTCCCGACTATTTTAATGCAGGCGGGCAATTGTGGAATATGCCGGTTTATAAATGGCCGGAACACCGCTCAACCGGATATGCCTGGTGGATAGCAAGAATAAAAAAGAATATGGAATTCTTCGATTTGATCAGATTAGATCATTTCCGGGGATTCCAGCGTTTTTGGGAAATTCCGGCTGGCGAAAAAAATGCCATCCACGGTAGTTGGGAACTCGGTCCCGGGGCAAAGATCTTTCAGGCTTTAAAGAAAGAAATCGGAGCTATCCCCTTTATTGGCGAAGATCTGGGAGATATCGACCAAAACGTTTATGAGCTTCGTGACCAATTTGCTTTTCCGGGAATGAATGTTTTACAGTACGCTTTCGGAGGAGATATGCCGGTCTCCGTACACGCGCCCCACAATCACTTGTCAAACAGCATAACCTATACCGGTACCCATGATAATAATACATTACTTGGCTGGTTGAAAAACGACGCTACCGCAGAGGAACGCCGGCATCTCAACGAATACTTCAGAACTAATGTCAATAGGAGAAATATAAATCGGCTGATGCTGGAAACCTGCTATGCCTCAGTGGCAGCCTTAGCCATTAGCCCATTACAGGATATTCTGGGCCTTGATGAAAAAAGTCGGATCAACGTTCCCGCGTCAAAAACCGGTAACTGGCGGTGGAGGGTAGATAGGAATATGCTGTCTGATCAAACAGAAGGGTTCCTTAGATTGCTGGTCAAACAATATAACCGGTAG
- a CDS encoding cytochrome-c peroxidase, with the protein MKKLCMIILALGAVLIISQSAFKSPDSLTQATLGQKLFFDPILSRTKKISCASCHKEEFAFADTSAVSLGVHRRKGVRNTPSAMNMSLQVAFFWDGRATTLEQQALIPLQNPIEMDLPVATAVSRLQHNAFYKAAFQTVFHEAANSANLAKALSAFERTLEAGDSPFDDWRLNDNEAAVSESAKRGFAIFNTKGRCIQCHFGPDFNDVEFRSIGLYDGKALRDSGRACVTKKESDVGRFKIGALRNVAITAPYMHNGMFKTLRQVIDYYNDPDKIVSRSINRDTLLNTPMGLTEQEKTDLENFLISLTDKRFAAKLKNKGASNHLNRL; encoded by the coding sequence ATGAAAAAGCTTTGCATGATTATCCTGGCGCTTGGCGCTGTCCTCATTATCTCGCAGAGCGCATTTAAATCCCCCGACTCTTTAACGCAGGCAACACTTGGCCAAAAATTGTTTTTTGATCCGATCCTGTCCCGTACTAAAAAGATCAGCTGCGCGTCATGCCATAAAGAAGAGTTCGCCTTTGCTGATACCTCTGCCGTTAGTTTAGGAGTGCACAGGCGGAAAGGTGTGCGCAATACCCCATCAGCCATGAATATGAGCCTACAGGTCGCATTTTTTTGGGATGGGCGCGCCACCACCCTGGAACAGCAAGCCCTGATTCCGCTTCAAAATCCTATCGAAATGGACTTACCGGTAGCGACAGCCGTATCGAGGTTGCAACACAATGCTTTTTATAAGGCAGCTTTTCAAACTGTTTTCCATGAGGCAGCCAATAGTGCTAATTTAGCCAAAGCATTATCCGCATTTGAAAGAACGTTAGAAGCCGGTGATTCTCCATTTGATGACTGGCGCTTAAATGATAATGAAGCGGCCGTCAGCGAATCGGCAAAACGTGGTTTTGCTATCTTCAATACCAAAGGTCGTTGTATCCAATGTCATTTTGGCCCCGACTTCAACGATGTAGAATTTCGTTCCATTGGTCTCTACGACGGCAAGGCATTACGAGATAGCGGCCGCGCCTGTGTAACTAAAAAAGAGAGTGACGTAGGCAGGTTTAAGATAGGTGCTTTGCGTAACGTGGCGATTACGGCGCCCTATATGCATAACGGTATGTTCAAAACATTACGGCAGGTGATTGACTACTATAATGATCCGGATAAAATAGTTTCCCGCTCCATTAACCGTGATACGCTGCTCAATACGCCAATGGGTTTAACAGAGCAGGAGAAAACCGACCTGGAAAATTTCCTGATTTCCTTAACGGATAAACGTTTCGCAGCGAAATTGAAAAACAAGGGAGCGTCAAACCATTTAAATAGACTATGA
- a CDS encoding cupin domain-containing protein: MKRDAFLRILSLSGSVLASPLSLTAKIHSKFREKTGFKTDAGADRFEKPISLFDGDTFYTKVSTNDTDGDLYVYESSRVKKGGPNLHVHHAQDEWWYILEGEFIIKVGDKLNHVKTGDSVFGPRGVPHAFSKIGEGVGRMLTTFQPAGKMEECFIAISKGQMKGKPEAEQDEFRKQHGFERVGPPIDILKAF, from the coding sequence ATGAAACGAGACGCCTTTTTACGGATTTTATCCCTAAGCGGTTCTGTTTTGGCCAGCCCTCTTAGTTTAACTGCCAAGATCCATTCCAAGTTCAGGGAGAAAACAGGTTTTAAAACCGATGCGGGAGCAGACCGTTTTGAAAAACCGATCAGCTTATTTGATGGGGACACTTTTTATACCAAAGTATCAACAAACGATACAGACGGCGATTTGTATGTATACGAATCGTCGCGGGTAAAAAAAGGTGGCCCCAACCTGCACGTACACCATGCGCAAGACGAATGGTGGTACATTTTGGAGGGTGAGTTCATAATTAAAGTAGGCGACAAATTGAACCACGTTAAAACAGGTGATAGTGTTTTCGGTCCGCGGGGTGTACCACACGCGTTTTCAAAAATAGGCGAAGGAGTTGGCCGGATGCTCACAACATTTCAACCAGCAGGCAAAATGGAAGAGTGTTTTATAGCGATTAGTAAAGGGCAAATGAAAGGCAAACCCGAGGCGGAGCAGGATGAGTTTAGAAAACAACATGGTTTTGAACGCGTGGGGCCGCCAATCGATATATTAAAGGCCTTTTAA